Proteins encoded within one genomic window of Camelina sativa cultivar DH55 chromosome 19, Cs, whole genome shotgun sequence:
- the LOC104767138 gene encoding UDP-glycosyltransferase 90A1-like, which yields MAVSTHHHVVLFPYMSKGHTIPLLQFGRLLLSHCGKEQTTSVTVTVFTTPKNQPFVSDFLSDTSEIKVISLPFPENITGIPPGVESTDKLPSMSLFVPFTRATKLLQPLFEETLKNLPQVSFIVSDGFLWWTSESAAKFKIPRLFFYGINYYASAVLNSTLHHKLFTEPEIKSDTEQVTVPDFPWIQVKKCDFDHVFTDPNQSGPAYELFMDQVISSTTSHGSLVNSFYELEAAFVDYNNNNSDTPNSWCVGPLCLKDPPKPGSAKPAWIQWLDRKREEGRPVLYVAFGTQAKISNKQLKELALGLEDSKVNFLWVTRQDVEEIIGQGFNDRLRESGMIVRDWVDQWEILSHDSVKGFLSHCGWNSAQESICVGVPLLVWPMMAEQPLNAKMVVEEIKVGVRVETQDRSVQGFVTREELSRKVKELIEGEMGKTARKNVKEYSKMAKTALLKGTGSSWKNLDLLLKNYARVESQTPNGATVK from the exons ATGGCAGTTTCAACACATCATCACGTGGTTCTCTTCCCTTACATGTCAAAAGGCCACACCATCCCTCTCCTCCAGTTCGGTCGTCTCCTCCTCAGTCACTGCGGCAAAGAACAAACCACCTCCGTCACCGTCACCGTCTTTACCACTCCCAAGAACCAACCATTCGTCTCAGACTTCCTCTCCGACACATCGGAGATCAAAGTAATCTCTCTCCCTTTCCCGGAAAACATCACCGGAATCCCTCCCGGCGTCGAGAGCACCGACAAGCTCCCTTCCATGTCACTCTTCGTGCCGTTCACGCGCGCCACGAAGCTTCTCCAACCTCTATTCGAAGAAACACTCAAGAATCTTCCACAAGTTTCGTTCATAGTCTCCGATGGATTCCTCTGGTGGACATCAGAATCTGCGGCTAAGTTCAAGATTCCTAGATTGTTTTTTTACGGCATTAACTATTACGCCTCTGCCGTCCTCAACTCTACTTTACATCACAAACTCTTTACGGAACCGGAAATAAAATCTGATACCGAACAAGTCACTGTACCGGACTTCCCATGGATCCAGGTTAAGAAGTGTGATTTCGACCACGTCTTCACCGATCCGAACCAATCAGGTCCAGCTTACGAACTATTCATGGACCAAGTGATCTCGAGCACCACAAGCCATGGGTCTTTAGTCAATAGTTTCTACGAGCTGGAGGCAGCATTTGTcgattacaacaacaacaactctgaTACACCAAACTCATGGTGTGTTGGGCCATTGTGTTTGAAAGATCCTCCTAAACCGGGGAGTGCTAAACCGGCTTGGATCCAATGGTTGGATCGGAAGCGAGAGGAAGGACGTCCGGTGTTGTACGTGGCGTTTGGAACGCAGGCAAAGATATCGAACAAGCAGCTCAAGGAACTTGCTTTAGGCTTGGAAGATTCCAAG GTCAACTTTCTGTGGGTCACAAGACAAGACGTGGAAGAGATTATTGGACAAGGATTTAACGATAGGTTAAGAGAGAGTGGGATGATAGTGAGAGATTGGGTGGACCAATGGGAGATATTGTCACATGATAGTGTGAAAGGATTCTTGAGCCATTGTGGTTGGAACTCGGCGCAAGAGAGCATATGCGTTGGGGTCCCCTTGCTGGTTTGGCCGATGATGGCAGAGCAACCACTCAATGCGAAGATGGTTGTAGAGGAGATAAAGGTTGGAGTAAGAGTTGAAACTCAGGACCGTAGTGTGCAAGGATTTGTGACAAGAGAGGAACTAAGTAGAAAG GTAAAAGAACTAATAGAAGGAGAAATGGGAAAAACCGCAAGAAAGAATGTGAAAGAATACtcaaaaatggcaaaaacaGCTTTGCTCAAAGGGACTGGTTCGTCCTGGAAAAACTTAGATTTGCTCTTAAAGAATTATGCAAGAGTAGAGAGCCAAACGCCAAACGGTGCTACTGTAAAGTGA
- the LOC104767140 gene encoding uncharacterized protein LOC104767140, producing the protein MEDFRSRSYGDGRTSDLQVQYSGHGRRSDGPDSFSGNGGMQDLRSYSTSYTEYPTRIPEDPTTNPKKGRSSSSSSSSWGGFVDPDLQRKKRVVSYRAYTVEGKLKGSFRKSFKWIKDKCNKLLN; encoded by the coding sequence ATGGAAGACTTCAGATCCAGATCGTACGGTGACGGAAGAACATCAGACCTTCAAGTACAATACTCAGGCCACGGCCGGAGATCTGACGGACCAGATTCATTCAGTGGTAACGGTGGGATGCAAGATCTTAGGTCTTACAGCACTTCCTACACAGAGTACCCGACCAGGATACCCGAAGATCCAACGACGAATCCGAAGAAAGGAAGatcgtcatcatcttcatcgtcttcttggGGTGGTTTTGTGGATCCAGAtttacagaggaagaagagagttgtgagTTACAGAGCTTATACTGTTGAAGGTAAGCTTAAAGGCTCTTTCAGAAAAAGCTTCAAATGGATCAAAGATAAATGCAACAAATTACTTAATTAA